A section of the Stenotrophomonas acidaminiphila genome encodes:
- a CDS encoding glutathione S-transferase, which translates to MSLLLYGHPFSSYTQKVLIALYENATAFEFRMLGPDAPLNAAEWLQRWPLRRFPLLLDDGRSVVESSIIIEYLQQRHRGPVPLLPDDAGAALEVRFLDRFFDLHVMSPVQHAVGGALSGDAGKAGDALASAVERLELAYGWLEDALAGRPWAAGADFTLADCAAAPALFYADWTHRIDARYPVLRDYRARLLARPSFARAVAAARPYRALFPLGAPDRD; encoded by the coding sequence ATGTCGCTGCTGCTGTATGGCCACCCGTTCTCCTCGTACACCCAGAAGGTGCTCATCGCCCTGTACGAGAACGCCACCGCGTTCGAGTTCCGCATGCTCGGCCCGGATGCGCCGCTCAACGCGGCCGAATGGCTGCAGCGCTGGCCGCTGCGCAGGTTCCCGCTGCTGCTGGACGACGGGCGCAGCGTGGTGGAGAGCAGCATCATCATCGAATACCTGCAGCAGCGGCACCGCGGACCGGTGCCGCTGCTGCCGGACGATGCCGGCGCCGCGCTGGAGGTGCGCTTCCTCGACCGCTTCTTCGACCTGCATGTGATGAGCCCGGTGCAGCACGCGGTCGGCGGCGCGCTCAGCGGCGACGCCGGCAAGGCCGGCGATGCCCTGGCCAGCGCGGTGGAACGGCTGGAGCTGGCCTACGGCTGGCTCGAGGACGCGCTGGCCGGCAGGCCGTGGGCGGCCGGGGCGGACTTCACCCTGGCCGACTGCGCCGCTGCGCCGGCGCTGTTCTATGCCGACTGGACCCACCGCATCGACGCCCGCTACCCGGTGCTGCGCGACTACCGGGCGCGGCTGCTCGCCCGCCCTTCGTTCGCCCGCGCGGTCGCCGCGGCGCGTCCCTATCGCGCATTGTTCCCGCTGGGCGCGCCGGACCGCGACTGA
- a CDS encoding transcriptional regulator codes for MSERATRLLHLLDELRRRRKPVRGAHLAEHLGVSLRTLYRDIDALRGQGADIGGDPGVGYQLRGGFLLPPMMFSAEELEAIVLGVRWVASHADPDLAVAAGAALDRVTGVLPENLRLQVETSGLYAPQWHPTEPEPWLPALRRAIRAGHAVRIHYRDAEDRASERVIWPFAMAFLAEVRLLAAWCEMRGDFRHFRADRVLALHDTGQCYPEQRHRLLKRWGEQRRQRQALGADC; via the coding sequence ATGAGCGAACGCGCCACCCGCCTGCTGCACCTGCTGGACGAACTGCGGCGGCGGCGCAAGCCGGTGCGCGGCGCGCACCTGGCCGAGCACCTGGGGGTGAGCCTGCGCACGCTGTACCGTGACATCGACGCGCTGCGCGGGCAGGGCGCGGACATCGGCGGCGACCCCGGCGTCGGCTATCAGCTGCGGGGCGGATTCCTGCTGCCGCCGATGATGTTCTCGGCCGAGGAACTGGAGGCGATCGTGCTCGGCGTGCGCTGGGTGGCCTCGCATGCCGATCCGGACCTGGCGGTTGCCGCCGGCGCCGCGCTGGACCGGGTGACCGGGGTGCTGCCGGAGAACCTGCGCCTGCAGGTCGAGACCAGCGGCCTGTACGCGCCGCAGTGGCACCCGACCGAGCCCGAACCCTGGTTGCCGGCGCTGCGCCGTGCGATCCGCGCCGGGCATGCGGTGCGCATCCATTACCGCGATGCCGAAGACCGCGCCAGCGAGCGGGTGATCTGGCCGTTCGCGATGGCCTTCCTGGCCGAGGTCCGGCTGTTGGCGGCCTGGTGCGAGATGCGCGGCGACTTCCGCCATTTCCGCGCCGACCGCGTGCTGGCCCTGCACGACACCGGCCAGTGCTACCCGGAGCAGCGGCACCGCCTGCTCAAGCGCTGGGGCGAGCAGCGGCGGCAGCGCCAGGCACTGGGGGCTGACTGCTGA
- a CDS encoding glutathione S-transferase, translating into MTTLTFYTHPFSRGRIARWMLEEAGLPYEEVILDYGTTMKAPAYLAINPMGKVPALRHDDTVVTENAAICLHLADLVPEKALLPPPGTAARGACYRWVLFAAGPLESFITARRHGALAPAREAGYGNEADLMRTVEGALAGRRYLVGDRFSVADLYMAALLGYYMRIGELESRPVFEAYAAAHLQRPAAQRANARDDALVAERAESA; encoded by the coding sequence ATGACCACGCTGACCTTCTACACCCATCCGTTCTCCCGCGGCCGCATCGCGCGCTGGATGCTGGAAGAGGCCGGCCTGCCCTACGAGGAGGTCATCCTCGATTACGGCACCACGATGAAGGCGCCGGCGTACCTGGCGATCAACCCGATGGGCAAGGTGCCCGCGCTGCGCCACGACGACACCGTGGTGACCGAGAACGCGGCCATCTGCCTGCACCTGGCCGACCTGGTGCCGGAAAAGGCGCTGCTGCCGCCGCCCGGCACCGCGGCGCGCGGTGCGTGCTATCGCTGGGTGCTGTTCGCCGCCGGTCCGCTGGAGTCGTTCATCACCGCGCGCCGGCACGGCGCGCTGGCGCCGGCGAGGGAGGCCGGTTATGGCAACGAGGCCGACCTGATGCGCACCGTGGAAGGCGCGCTGGCGGGCAGGCGGTATCTGGTGGGTGACCGGTTCAGCGTCGCCGATCTGTACATGGCGGCGTTGCTTGGCTACTACATGCGTATCGGCGAGCTGGAATCGAGGCCGGTGTTCGAGGCGTATGCGGCCGCGCATCTGCAGCGGCCGGCGGCGCAGCGGGCCAATGCGCGCGACGATGCGCTGGTGGCGGAACGGGCGGAGAGTGCCTGA
- a CDS encoding DNA mismatch repair protein MutS, whose product MRVTEKKPEHTPLMKQFFAAKADYPDLLLFFRMGDFYELFYDDARKAARLLDITLTQRGSSGGAPIPMAGVPVHAYEGYLARLVALGESVAICEQIGDPALAKGLVERKVVRIVTPGTVTDEALLDERRDTLLMALSRSKQGYGLAWADLAGGRFLVNEVETEDALEAELARLEPAELLVPDEENWPEFLRQRSGVRRRAPWLFDADSGRRQLLAFFKLHDLSGFGIDDKPRATAAAGALLGYVEETQKQRLPHLTSIAVETAGEAIAMNAATRRHLELDTRVDGDTRNTLLGVLDSTVTPMGGRLLRRWLHRPLRLREVLQQRHHAVATLIDRGVDADLRESFRALGDIERILTRMALRSARPRDFSTLRDGLGMLPAIATQLQALDSPRLQQLRAELGSHDDSAQLLAGAIATQPPLKLSDGGVIAEGFDAELDELRRLSTHADQFLIDLELRERESSGIPTLKVGYNRVHGYYIEISKGQADKAPVHYTRRQTLANAERYITEELKNFEDKVLSARERSLSREKLLYEGLLDSIGERLEPLRRCAAALSELDVLACFAERAQALDWARPELDTAPCLKIERGRHPVVEAVREAPFEPNDLDLHPQRRMLVITGPNMGGKSTYMRQNALIVLLAHIGSFVPASRAVIGPIDRILTRIGAGDDLAKGQSTFMVEMAETSYILHHATAHSLVLMDEIGRGTSTYDGLALADAVARHLAHVNRCYTLFATHYFELTALADETHEGGPSGIANVHLDAVEHHDKSGGETLVFMHAVKDGPANRSFGLQVAALAGLPRATVAQARRRLAELEQRGGETHAAQMAPQALDAPQQFGLFAPVSSAALEALQAIDPDELTPKQALEALYRMKSLL is encoded by the coding sequence ATGCGCGTGACCGAGAAAAAGCCCGAACACACCCCGTTGATGAAGCAGTTCTTCGCAGCCAAGGCCGATTACCCGGACCTGCTGCTGTTCTTCCGGATGGGCGATTTCTACGAGCTGTTCTATGACGACGCGCGCAAGGCCGCGCGGCTGCTGGACATCACCCTGACCCAGCGCGGCAGCTCCGGCGGCGCGCCGATCCCGATGGCCGGGGTGCCGGTACATGCCTACGAGGGCTACCTGGCACGGCTGGTGGCGCTGGGCGAGTCGGTGGCGATCTGCGAGCAGATCGGCGACCCGGCGCTGGCCAAGGGCCTGGTCGAACGCAAGGTGGTGCGCATCGTCACCCCCGGCACGGTCACCGACGAAGCCCTGCTGGACGAACGCCGCGACACCCTGCTGATGGCGCTGTCGCGCAGCAAGCAGGGCTACGGCCTGGCCTGGGCCGACCTGGCCGGCGGCCGCTTCCTGGTCAACGAGGTCGAGACCGAGGACGCGCTGGAAGCGGAGTTGGCACGGCTGGAGCCGGCCGAGCTGCTGGTGCCGGACGAGGAGAACTGGCCGGAATTCCTGCGCCAGCGCAGTGGCGTGCGGCGTCGCGCGCCCTGGCTGTTCGACGCCGACAGCGGCCGCCGCCAGCTGCTGGCCTTCTTCAAGCTGCATGACCTTTCCGGCTTCGGCATCGACGACAAGCCGCGCGCCACCGCCGCCGCCGGCGCGCTGCTCGGCTATGTCGAGGAAACCCAGAAGCAGCGGCTGCCGCACCTGACCTCGATCGCGGTGGAAACCGCCGGCGAGGCGATCGCGATGAATGCCGCCACCCGCCGCCACCTGGAGCTGGACACGCGCGTGGACGGCGACACCCGCAACACCCTGCTGGGCGTGCTCGACAGCACGGTGACGCCGATGGGCGGGCGCCTGCTGCGACGCTGGCTGCACCGCCCGCTGCGCCTGCGCGAGGTGCTGCAGCAGCGCCACCACGCGGTGGCGACGTTGATCGACCGCGGCGTCGATGCCGACCTGCGCGAGTCGTTCCGCGCGCTTGGCGACATCGAGCGCATCCTCACCCGCATGGCGCTGCGCTCGGCGCGCCCGCGCGATTTTTCCACCCTGCGCGACGGCCTGGGCATGCTGCCGGCGATCGCCACGCAGTTGCAGGCGCTGGATTCGCCGCGCCTGCAGCAACTGCGCGCCGAGCTCGGCTCGCATGACGACAGCGCGCAGCTGCTGGCCGGCGCCATCGCCACGCAACCGCCGCTCAAGCTGTCCGACGGCGGGGTGATCGCCGAGGGCTTCGATGCCGAACTGGACGAACTGCGGCGGCTGTCCACCCACGCCGACCAGTTCCTGATCGACCTGGAGCTGCGCGAGCGCGAGAGCAGCGGCATCCCGACCCTGAAGGTCGGCTACAACCGGGTGCACGGCTACTACATCGAGATCAGCAAGGGCCAGGCCGACAAGGCGCCGGTGCACTACACCCGGCGGCAGACCCTGGCCAATGCCGAGCGCTACATCACCGAGGAACTCAAGAACTTCGAGGACAAGGTGCTGTCGGCGCGGGAGCGTTCGCTGTCGCGCGAGAAACTGTTGTACGAAGGCCTGCTGGACAGCATCGGCGAGCGCCTGGAACCGCTCCGGCGCTGCGCCGCCGCGCTGAGCGAACTGGACGTGCTGGCCTGCTTCGCCGAGCGCGCGCAGGCGCTGGACTGGGCGCGACCGGAACTGGACACCGCGCCGTGCCTGAAGATCGAGCGCGGCCGCCACCCGGTGGTGGAAGCGGTGCGCGAGGCGCCGTTCGAGCCCAACGACCTGGACCTGCACCCACAGCGGCGCATGCTGGTCATCACCGGCCCGAACATGGGCGGCAAATCGACCTACATGCGGCAGAACGCACTGATCGTGCTGCTGGCCCACATCGGCAGCTTCGTGCCGGCCAGCCGCGCGGTGATCGGCCCGATCGACCGCATCCTCACCCGCATCGGCGCCGGCGACGACCTGGCCAAGGGCCAGTCGACCTTCATGGTGGAAATGGCCGAGACCAGTTACATCCTGCACCACGCCACCGCGCACTCGCTGGTGCTGATGGACGAGATCGGCCGCGGCACCTCCACCTACGACGGCCTGGCCCTGGCCGACGCGGTCGCGCGCCACCTGGCCCACGTCAACCGCTGCTACACCCTGTTCGCCACCCACTACTTCGAACTGACCGCGCTGGCCGATGAAACCCACGAGGGCGGCCCCAGTGGTATCGCCAACGTGCACCTGGACGCGGTGGAACATCACGATAAAAGCGGCGGCGAGACACTGGTGTTCATGCACGCGGTCAAGGACGGCCCGGCCAACCGCAGCTTCGGCCTGCAGGTGGCCGCGCTGGCCGGGTTGCCGCGCGCCACCGTGGCGCAGGCGCGGCGCCGCCTGGCCGAGCTGGAACAGCGTGGCGGCGAGACCCACGCCGCGCAGATGGCGCCACAGGCGCTGGACGCACCGCAGCAGTTCGGATTGTTCGCGCCGGTGTCCTCGGCGGCACTGGAGGCGCTGCAGGCGATCGACCCGGACGAGCTGACGCCGAAACAGGCGCTGGAGGCGCTGTACCGGATGAAATCGCTGCTGTGA
- a CDS encoding cation transporter — protein sequence MTGTRQEQRVLQRSIAATVLVAAIGFFGGLLARSQAILFDGVYSLVDVALTLVALAVLRLMASEQSPRFQYGFWHLEPMVEALGGAILSLACIYALANAVIGFSDGGHEPRLGPGLAWAALLAAVDLVMALWIGRHARRLQSGLLALDARAWLLTGLMSLAVVLSFLIALALRGGAHAHWIPYIDPLVLAGISLAALPVPLRAAWKAAREVLQVAPDDLDRQVREVMRAFVTEHGFEGFTSHVAKIGRMQFIEIHVLTRPDARLGSIGDVDRLRDGIAERLDARSGRFWLTIDFTSDPAWT from the coding sequence ATGACCGGTACCCGACAGGAACAACGCGTACTGCAGCGCTCGATCGCGGCCACCGTGCTGGTCGCCGCGATCGGTTTTTTCGGCGGCCTGCTGGCGCGCTCGCAGGCGATCCTGTTCGACGGCGTCTACAGCCTGGTCGACGTCGCCCTCACCCTGGTCGCGCTGGCGGTGCTGCGGCTGATGGCCAGCGAGCAGAGCCCGCGCTTCCAGTACGGGTTCTGGCACCTGGAGCCGATGGTCGAGGCGCTGGGCGGGGCGATCCTCAGCCTCGCCTGCATCTACGCGCTGGCCAACGCCGTCATCGGCTTCAGCGATGGCGGCCATGAGCCCCGGCTCGGCCCCGGCCTGGCCTGGGCCGCGCTGCTGGCCGCGGTCGACCTGGTCATGGCGCTGTGGATCGGCCGCCATGCGCGCCGGCTGCAGTCCGGACTGCTGGCGCTCGACGCCCGCGCCTGGCTGCTGACCGGGCTGATGAGCCTGGCGGTGGTCCTGTCGTTCCTGATCGCCCTGGCCCTGCGCGGCGGCGCGCATGCGCACTGGATCCCCTACATCGACCCGCTGGTGCTGGCCGGCATCAGCCTGGCGGCGCTGCCGGTGCCGCTGCGCGCGGCGTGGAAGGCCGCGCGCGAAGTGCTGCAGGTGGCCCCGGACGACCTGGACCGGCAGGTACGCGAGGTCATGCGGGCGTTCGTCACCGAACACGGCTTCGAGGGCTTCACCAGCCACGTCGCCAAGATCGGCCGGATGCAGTTCATCGAGATCCATGTGCTCACCCGGCCCGATGCGCGGCTGGGCAGCATCGGCGATGTCGACCGCCTGCGCGATGGCATCGCCGAACGCCTGGATGCGCGTTCGGGCCGTTTCTGGCTGACCATCGACTTCACCTCCGACCCGGCCTGGACCTGA
- a CDS encoding arginine:agmatine antiporter: MAGQKKIGVVGATFLVAGNMMGSGVFLLPSSLAKIGTASIWGWLITTAGALLLAFVFAKLGKLAPKAGGPYAYARDWFGPYMGFQTNTIYWFANWIGNVAIPIAAVGYFSYFFPILSEPLPRCIAVLLLVWALSLANVVGPAFVSRVQTVTTSFALVPILGIAVFGWFFFDPAIFRGAYNVSGQSNFGAVSSAAALTLWAFIGVESASVTAGVVENPEKNVARATLAGVFLAAIAYIASSSVIMGMVPNAQLQVSDAPFALAAANAVGGWGGALVSLCAFLGAAGSLGGWILLTAQSAKAASDDGLFPGVFSRTNQDDVPVKGVLIVAVLMTVAVLITSTSKTASAQFDVITSAAVVLTLLPYIYSCVACYFVVERSHTLVHTGAFWVLTSITVVYCLWAIFGSSGAIVQYAFLFVLFITVFYPFFSEERRRQRLARLTPAGAPRAGSN; the protein is encoded by the coding sequence ATGGCAGGCCAGAAGAAGATCGGCGTGGTTGGAGCAACCTTCCTGGTTGCCGGCAACATGATGGGCTCGGGCGTGTTCCTGCTGCCCTCCAGCCTGGCCAAGATCGGCACCGCCTCGATCTGGGGCTGGCTGATCACCACCGCCGGCGCGCTGCTGCTGGCGTTCGTGTTCGCCAAGCTCGGCAAGCTCGCGCCCAAGGCCGGCGGCCCCTACGCCTATGCGCGCGACTGGTTCGGCCCGTACATGGGCTTCCAGACCAACACCATCTACTGGTTCGCCAACTGGATCGGCAACGTGGCCATCCCGATCGCGGCGGTGGGCTACTTCAGCTATTTCTTCCCGATCCTGTCCGAGCCGCTGCCGCGCTGCATCGCGGTGCTGCTGCTGGTGTGGGCGCTGAGCCTGGCCAACGTCGTCGGCCCGGCCTTCGTCAGCCGCGTGCAGACGGTCACCACCAGCTTCGCGCTGGTGCCGATCCTGGGCATCGCGGTGTTCGGCTGGTTCTTCTTCGACCCGGCCATCTTCAGGGGCGCCTACAACGTCTCGGGCCAGTCCAACTTCGGCGCGGTGTCCAGCGCCGCGGCGCTGACCCTGTGGGCGTTCATCGGCGTGGAATCGGCCTCGGTGACCGCCGGCGTGGTCGAGAACCCGGAGAAGAATGTCGCCCGCGCCACCCTGGCCGGCGTGTTCCTGGCCGCCATCGCCTACATCGCCAGTTCCTCGGTGATCATGGGCATGGTGCCGAACGCGCAGCTGCAGGTCTCCGATGCGCCGTTCGCGCTGGCGGCGGCCAATGCGGTCGGCGGCTGGGGCGGCGCGCTGGTGAGCCTGTGCGCGTTCCTGGGCGCGGCCGGCTCGCTGGGCGGGTGGATCCTGCTGACCGCGCAGAGCGCCAAGGCGGCCTCGGACGACGGCCTGTTCCCCGGCGTGTTCAGCCGCACCAACCAGGATGACGTGCCGGTCAAGGGGGTGCTGATCGTCGCGGTGCTGATGACCGTGGCGGTGTTGATCACCTCCACCTCGAAGACCGCATCGGCACAGTTCGACGTCATCACCTCCGCCGCCGTGGTGCTGACCCTGCTGCCCTACATCTACTCCTGCGTGGCCTGCTACTTCGTGGTGGAGCGCTCGCACACGCTGGTGCACACCGGCGCGTTCTGGGTACTGACCAGCATCACCGTGGTCTATTGCCTGTGGGCGATCTTCGGCTCGTCCGGCGCGATCGTGCAGTACGCCTTCCTGTTCGTGCTGTTCATCACCGTCTTCTATCCGTTCTTCAGCGAAGAGCGTCGCAGGCAGCGGCTTGCCCGGCTCACCCCCGCCGGCGCCCCGCGTGCCGGGTCGAACTGA
- a CDS encoding metallophosphoesterase: protein MPTCRPSFRRMLLACWVLLASAAALAAPPLAEPAHVDADGPYVFRENGHLRARWICNDAVQEQVWDDAQATVAARCGYPHPVAVAPPLPVATAVLPQAARIVAVSDIHGQYGLLVKLLRAHGVIDEQDRWTLGRDTLVIAGDVFDRGPQVTDVFWLLYGLQQQATAAGGAVHFVLGNHETMVLYDDLRYVNPKYLRSARLLGRSYPQLYGADSVIGQWLRTRPVLLRVGDTLFLHGGISPEALQLALDPAATNAAYQASLGRPKAEVKADPATAPLYDGKTSPIWYRGYFDGRLDTAGVQALLERLGLERIVVGHTSMAHVSTFHGGRVIAIDSSIKNGDNGELLFIENGKLSRGLLDGTRAPLAEGTPDADG, encoded by the coding sequence ATGCCGACTTGCCGCCCGTCGTTCCGCCGCATGCTCTTGGCCTGCTGGGTGCTGCTCGCCAGCGCCGCCGCGCTGGCCGCCCCGCCGCTGGCCGAGCCCGCGCATGTCGATGCCGACGGTCCCTACGTGTTCCGGGAAAACGGCCATCTGCGCGCCCGCTGGATCTGCAACGACGCGGTGCAGGAGCAGGTATGGGACGACGCGCAGGCGACGGTTGCGGCGCGCTGCGGCTATCCGCACCCGGTCGCGGTGGCGCCGCCGCTGCCGGTGGCCACGGCGGTACTGCCGCAGGCCGCGCGCATCGTCGCGGTGTCCGACATCCACGGCCAGTACGGCCTGCTGGTGAAACTGCTGCGCGCCCACGGCGTCATCGACGAACAGGACCGCTGGACCTTGGGCCGCGACACGCTGGTGATCGCCGGCGACGTGTTCGACCGCGGGCCGCAGGTCACCGACGTGTTCTGGCTGCTGTACGGCCTGCAGCAGCAGGCCACCGCGGCCGGCGGTGCGGTGCATTTCGTGCTCGGCAACCACGAGACCATGGTGCTGTACGACGACCTGCGCTACGTCAACCCCAAGTACCTGCGCAGCGCGCGGCTGCTCGGTCGCAGCTACCCGCAGCTGTACGGCGCCGATTCGGTGATCGGGCAGTGGCTGCGCACCCGCCCGGTGCTGCTGCGGGTCGGCGACACGCTGTTCCTGCACGGCGGCATCTCGCCCGAGGCGCTGCAGCTGGCCCTGGACCCGGCCGCCACCAATGCCGCCTACCAGGCATCGCTCGGGCGCCCCAAGGCGGAGGTCAAGGCCGATCCGGCCACCGCGCCGCTGTACGACGGCAAGACCAGCCCGATCTGGTACCGCGGCTACTTCGACGGCCGCCTGGATACCGCCGGCGTGCAGGCCCTGCTCGAGCGGCTGGGGCTGGAGCGCATCGTCGTCGGCCATACCTCGATGGCGCACGTGAGCACCTTCCACGGCGGCCGCGTCATCGCCATCGACAGCAGCATCAAGAACGGTGACAACGGCGAACTGCTGTTCATCGAAAACGGGAAGCTCAGCCGCGGCCTGCTTGACGGCACCCGGGCACCGCTGGCCGAGGGGACGCCCGACGCGGACGGCTGA
- a CDS encoding diguanylate cyclase, with product MPNTAPARADHDDNSLAADWRRNLVEAGPEATQVLAALAETDAAAMAVHFYQVMMGDPRASRLLSHEQVRTRLQPAMQRWVNGLLRATPDDVEGLIAAQRVIGDVHARVGIPVDLVTRGTRVLKQRLFQSIAALAGHGQVAHAAVASLTASFDIALEGMTLAYSNARERSSRTDAAYRLFSLVQNVGTERERQRALLLDWENTLLYALASQCDTAGFPSLAGSEFGLWFTHKGVPSFGESAETRQICELIGEIDNALQQTLHGENDARVRAIQLQDIRSRVSQVRSLLGMLFERIGELDAGCDTLTNLLNRRFLPTVLRREIELAAKSQSSFAVLLLDLDHFKAINDEHGHEVGDRALQHVATILGQFTRGSDYVFRYGGEEFVVVLVAVDEPQALVIANSLCRRVAESPVALANGDALAITTSIGVAVHDGHPDYERVMARADAAMYQAKKRGRNRVVLADGSLPEAPGRIALQRG from the coding sequence ATGCCCAACACCGCTCCTGCCCGCGCCGACCACGACGACAACAGCCTTGCCGCGGACTGGCGCAGGAACCTGGTCGAGGCCGGCCCCGAAGCCACGCAGGTGCTGGCGGCGCTGGCGGAAACCGACGCGGCGGCGATGGCGGTGCATTTCTACCAGGTGATGATGGGCGACCCGCGCGCCTCGCGCCTGCTGTCGCACGAGCAGGTGCGCACGCGCCTGCAGCCGGCGATGCAACGCTGGGTGAACGGCCTGCTGCGCGCCACGCCGGACGACGTCGAGGGGCTGATCGCCGCGCAGCGGGTGATCGGCGACGTGCATGCCCGCGTCGGCATCCCGGTGGACCTGGTGACGCGCGGCACCCGCGTGCTCAAGCAGCGCCTGTTCCAGTCCATCGCCGCACTGGCCGGCCATGGCCAGGTCGCGCACGCGGCCGTGGCCAGCCTCACCGCCTCGTTCGACATCGCGCTGGAAGGCATGACCCTGGCTTATTCCAACGCGCGCGAACGCTCCTCGCGTACCGATGCCGCCTACCGCCTGTTCTCGCTGGTGCAGAACGTCGGCACCGAGCGCGAGCGCCAGCGCGCGCTGCTGCTGGACTGGGAAAACACCCTGCTCTACGCCCTGGCGAGCCAGTGCGACACCGCCGGCTTCCCGTCGCTGGCCGGCTCGGAGTTCGGGCTGTGGTTCACCCACAAGGGCGTGCCCAGCTTTGGCGAAAGCGCCGAAACCCGGCAGATCTGCGAACTCATCGGCGAGATCGACAACGCCCTGCAGCAGACCCTGCACGGCGAGAACGATGCGCGCGTGCGCGCCATCCAGCTGCAGGACATCCGCAGCCGCGTCAGCCAGGTCCGCAGCCTGCTGGGCATGCTGTTCGAACGCATCGGCGAACTCGACGCCGGCTGCGACACGCTGACCAACCTGCTCAACCGGCGCTTCCTGCCCACCGTGCTGCGCCGCGAAATCGAACTGGCGGCCAAATCGCAGAGCAGCTTCGCGGTGCTGCTGCTGGACCTGGACCACTTCAAGGCGATCAATGACGAACACGGCCACGAAGTGGGCGACCGCGCGCTGCAGCACGTGGCCACCATCCTCGGCCAGTTCACCCGCGGCAGCGACTACGTGTTCCGCTACGGCGGCGAGGAATTCGTGGTGGTGCTGGTGGCGGTGGACGAGCCGCAGGCGCTGGTGATCGCCAACAGCCTGTGCCGACGCGTGGCCGAGTCGCCGGTGGCGCTGGCCAACGGCGATGCGCTGGCGATCACCACCAGCATCGGCGTGGCCGTGCATGACGGCCACCCGGACTACGAGCGGGTCATGGCCCGTGCCGACGCGGCGATGTACCAGGCCAAGAAGCGCGGCCGCAACCGCGTGGTGCTGGCCGACGGCTCGCTGCCGGAAGCGCCGGGACGGATCGCCCTGCAGCGCGGCTGA